The Fortiea contorta PCC 7126 genome has a segment encoding these proteins:
- a CDS encoding DUF2301 domain-containing membrane protein produces MAMQTVSAPEVYQGQFGEFTITQSDRTGVIIYRSGLMVAALSFAIGSAFVLSSNDPNIFHLLTPLYACFSLALGVSLLTIHIYMALLHRVLQVFWAIGSIASVILAFSSNAPLAVSIYHQPMALFAVGFTFAALTGIYFKEAFCFNRLETKILTLIVPLLLLGHLVGILPTPWEEVLLGIWAILFLIFALRKSVQAIPPDIGDKSVFSYLQGQH; encoded by the coding sequence ATGGCTATGCAAACAGTATCTGCACCAGAAGTATATCAAGGTCAGTTTGGGGAATTTACCATTACTCAAAGCGATCGCACGGGTGTGATCATCTACCGCAGTGGGTTAATGGTAGCAGCACTCAGCTTTGCCATCGGTAGTGCTTTCGTTCTGTCGAGCAACGACCCAAACATTTTTCACCTACTGACCCCACTATATGCTTGTTTTAGTCTCGCCCTTGGCGTTAGTCTACTAACTATCCATATTTACATGGCGCTGCTACATCGAGTTTTACAAGTTTTTTGGGCGATCGGTAGCATTGCATCGGTAATATTGGCATTTTCTAGCAACGCACCTTTGGCTGTGAGCATTTATCATCAGCCAATGGCTCTCTTTGCAGTCGGTTTCACCTTCGCTGCTTTGACAGGTATTTATTTTAAAGAAGCTTTTTGCTTTAATCGCCTAGAAACAAAAATATTAACACTAATCGTGCCGTTACTGTTGTTAGGACATTTAGTGGGGATTTTACCTACTCCATGGGAAGAGGTACTCTTAGGTATTTGGGCAATTTTATTTTTGATATTTGCTTTGCGGAAGTCAGTACAAGCCATACCTCCAGATATTGGAGATAAGTCTGTATTTAGTTATTTGCAAGGACAACACTGA